Proteins encoded together in one Amphritea japonica ATCC BAA-1530 window:
- a CDS encoding DMT family transporter, protein MVKNINQGVWFMLVSAFYLAFMSAFAKFLAADMPTVEIVFFRNIIGVLLISATFFKVPVRQEGGKPWLLLFRAGVGLIAMLSFFYNVANISLADAVTYSRMSPIFTAIFAMWFLRERIGKKGWLAIIIGFVGMLLVMQPAGLSVEESHVFGLLNAVCAALAFTSIRELNKYYNTRIIVLSFMGIGILVPMISMMISPYYGSETLNFMMGEFIMPEGMQWLYLLAIGVTASLAQIYMTKAYGQTRAGIVGAAGYSVIIFSLIIGVVLGDALPSLLGVIGIMAVISGGVLIARERA, encoded by the coding sequence GTGGTTAAAAATATTAATCAAGGCGTATGGTTTATGCTTGTATCGGCGTTTTACTTAGCCTTTATGAGTGCGTTTGCAAAGTTTTTAGCGGCTGATATGCCAACCGTTGAAATCGTCTTTTTTAGAAACATTATTGGCGTGCTTTTAATCTCAGCGACCTTTTTTAAAGTCCCTGTGCGTCAAGAAGGAGGAAAGCCCTGGCTGCTTTTGTTTAGGGCAGGTGTTGGATTGATCGCAATGTTGTCATTTTTCTACAATGTCGCAAATATATCGTTAGCTGATGCGGTTACCTACTCACGAATGTCACCTATCTTTACGGCTATTTTTGCAATGTGGTTCTTACGTGAAAGAATTGGGAAGAAAGGCTGGCTGGCTATCATTATCGGCTTTGTAGGGATGCTGCTTGTAATGCAACCCGCTGGCTTGAGCGTTGAAGAAAGTCATGTATTCGGACTGCTAAATGCAGTGTGCGCGGCATTAGCGTTTACCAGTATCAGAGAGTTAAACAAATATTATAATACGCGCATTATTGTGCTTAGTTTTATGGGTATTGGTATTTTGGTTCCTATGATTTCTATGATGATCTCGCCTTATTATGGAAGCGAGACTCTGAATTTCATGATGGGTGAATTTATCATGCCTGAAGGAATGCAGTGGCTTTATCTTCTAGCCATAGGGGTAACTGCGTCGCTAGCTCAGATTTATATGACTAAAGCCTATGGACAAACAAGAGCAGGAATAGTGGGGGCAGCAGGGTACTCTGTCATTATTTTCTCATTAATAATTGGGGTTGTCTTAGGTGATGCTTTACCCAGCCTTTTGGGTGTTATTGGCATCATGGCGGTTATATCGGGTGGGGTTTTGATCGCAAGAGAAAGGGCTTAA
- a CDS encoding LysR substrate-binding domain-containing protein, whose translation MAYIPLMNALKTFVVAGKYLNFTKAAEELLVSPSAVSHQIKTLEEYLEVRLFSRTSRSMLLTDEGYRLYTSLDEPFKAIASAVRNVMEVKQQANLHIALRPFFSVSWLAPRLKNFWVKNSEIQVDLIHRNSAPDFSAENIDAAILWGKGEWPGAEAQRLIPGELTPVCSPAFLQEAGRILHPEDLAGHTFIHDTDYAPWREWLDLAGAEQVRCESGLIFDDTNVRLQAILNGQGIMLGCPLLLQRELQEGSLVRLFDLELPDYAYYIAWPDYKEPDRKTAAFIDWISKEAEQWVKQ comes from the coding sequence ATGGCTTATATACCGTTGATGAATGCCCTGAAAACCTTTGTGGTGGCGGGCAAATATCTGAACTTTACCAAAGCTGCTGAGGAGTTATTGGTATCACCTTCAGCGGTAAGTCATCAGATCAAAACGTTGGAAGAGTATTTGGAAGTACGGCTGTTCAGTCGTACCAGCCGAAGTATGCTGCTTACTGATGAGGGCTACCGTCTTTATACCTCTCTGGATGAGCCATTTAAGGCGATTGCCAGTGCTGTGCGCAATGTGATGGAAGTGAAGCAGCAGGCCAACCTGCATATTGCATTGCGGCCGTTCTTTTCAGTTTCGTGGCTTGCGCCGCGGCTTAAAAATTTCTGGGTTAAAAACTCAGAGATACAGGTGGATCTTATTCACCGAAATAGCGCCCCTGATTTTAGTGCAGAGAATATTGATGCGGCTATTCTCTGGGGTAAAGGGGAGTGGCCAGGTGCAGAAGCACAGAGGCTTATTCCCGGAGAGCTGACCCCCGTTTGCAGTCCTGCTTTTCTGCAAGAGGCCGGCAGGATCCTTCACCCCGAAGACCTGGCGGGACACACCTTTATCCATGACACGGATTACGCCCCCTGGCGTGAGTGGCTGGACCTGGCCGGGGCTGAGCAGGTGCGCTGTGAAAGCGGGCTGATATTTGATGATACCAATGTTCGCTTACAAGCCATCCTGAATGGGCAGGGCATTATGCTCGGCTGTCCGCTGCTGTTGCAGCGAGAGCTGCAGGAAGGCTCGCTGGTCAGACTGTTCGATCTGGAACTACCGGATTATGCCTACTATATCGCCTGGCCCGACTATAAAGAACCAGACAGAAAAACTGCCGCGTTCATTGACTGGATAAGCAAGGAAGCCGAACAGTGGGTAAAGCAATAG
- a CDS encoding amidase produces the protein MNSPTQDIDFNTLSLRRALDMIAAGDVSPVDLINAYYDRIDAREPEVGAWHYLLSREQYLQHYQQHEAFYKSSLLQGLPIGIKDIIDTAAMPTEMGSAIYQGRQPVDNASCVNLLTKAGAIVPGKTVTTEFAYFKPGKTCNPRDLSRTPGGSSSGSAAAVADFMIPVAVGSQTAASVIRPAAYCGVVGYVGSRGEYSLRGVQPLAQSLDSLGLFARQVEDIELLRSVLLQQPLAPAAKPDRPYRILVCKGSSVGDSDPAMDEALEQFSNRLQQQGAEMIEMHSCDLIRRLVEHHHKIMAWEATRNLTHEAEHPEQLSEALQQLFELGRGMARETYMDSLETVAKIGNWLWSNPDHQDVDAILAPAAPGVAPSGQTATGQPHMSRPWQVLGLPVVTLPGMTDEQGLPLGLQFIGRPREDDQLLTLARWAETTMS, from the coding sequence ATGAATAGCCCGACGCAGGATATCGACTTTAATACGTTAAGTTTACGCCGCGCTCTCGATATGATCGCCGCGGGAGACGTTTCTCCTGTGGATCTGATTAATGCTTACTACGACCGGATCGATGCCCGGGAGCCGGAGGTTGGAGCCTGGCATTATCTGTTATCCCGTGAGCAGTATCTGCAACACTATCAGCAACATGAGGCGTTCTATAAATCCAGCCTGTTGCAAGGTTTACCGATAGGTATTAAAGATATTATTGATACCGCGGCTATGCCAACAGAGATGGGATCAGCTATCTATCAGGGCAGACAGCCGGTGGATAACGCCAGCTGCGTTAACTTGTTAACCAAGGCTGGTGCCATCGTGCCGGGTAAAACGGTGACCACTGAATTTGCCTATTTCAAACCGGGTAAAACCTGTAATCCAAGAGACCTGAGCCGTACCCCGGGTGGGTCGTCGAGTGGTTCAGCAGCAGCTGTAGCGGATTTTATGATCCCGGTGGCTGTCGGCTCACAAACGGCGGCATCGGTTATTCGCCCGGCCGCTTATTGTGGTGTGGTGGGTTATGTTGGCAGCCGGGGTGAATATTCATTACGCGGAGTGCAGCCGTTGGCCCAGTCACTGGATTCCTTAGGACTCTTTGCCCGCCAGGTGGAAGACATCGAGTTGTTGCGTAGTGTTTTATTGCAGCAACCGCTTGCCCCAGCTGCGAAGCCTGATCGTCCCTATCGGATTTTAGTCTGTAAAGGCAGTTCGGTGGGTGACAGTGATCCGGCGATGGATGAGGCGCTGGAACAATTCAGTAATCGTTTACAGCAGCAGGGCGCTGAGATGATCGAGATGCATAGCTGTGATCTGATTCGTCGTTTAGTTGAGCATCATCATAAGATAATGGCCTGGGAAGCGACCCGTAATCTGACCCATGAAGCGGAACATCCCGAGCAACTATCAGAAGCCTTGCAGCAGCTATTTGAGTTGGGACGGGGCATGGCGCGGGAGACCTATATGGATTCGTTAGAAACGGTCGCCAAGATAGGTAACTGGCTCTGGTCTAATCCTGATCATCAGGATGTCGATGCGATACTGGCACCGGCGGCGCCGGGTGTCGCTCCTTCGGGTCAAACCGCTACCGGTCAGCCGCATATGAGCCGGCCATGGCAGGTTCTGGGCTTGCCTGTAGTGACGCTGCCGGGGATGACCGATGAACAAGGTTTACCGCTGGGTTTGCAGTTTATAGGCCGCCCCCGTGAAGATGATCAGCTACTGACATTGGCCCGCTGGGCTGAAACAACAATGAGTTAA